From a single Balearica regulorum gibbericeps isolate bBalReg1 chromosome 11, bBalReg1.pri, whole genome shotgun sequence genomic region:
- the ASB12 gene encoding ankyrin repeat and SOCS box protein 12 produces MRDKPKKMSLMDITKMFSMLQPKEDEDDNGESEELNRAVCEDDYQTLDNLLCQDRYKRFINRRSGWGVPSTPLRLAATWGRVRSVKVLLAHGAEVDSLDVKAQTPLFMAVSNGHRECVKVLLDAGASPAGSIYNNCSPLLIAARDGDVDILRQLLDHGAETNVQARLPEWAANSVACSGPLYLAAAYGHLECFKTLLLYGADPDYNCTEERVIAQIKEPKTLLETCLRHGCRSEFIQLLIDFGANVYLPNLAADETAPRSKGLELLLQARAHPKSLMSQSRLAMRRLLRQAGRPHALSELEIPTVLANYLRHQP; encoded by the exons ATGAGagacaaaccaaaaaagatGAGCCTGATGGATATCACTAAAATGTTCTCCATGCTCCAGCCCAAAGAAGATGAAGACGACAATGGAGAAAGCGAGGAGCTGAACCGAGCGGTATGCGAGGACGATTACCAAACCCTAGATAACCTCTTGTGCCAAGACAGGTACAAGAGGTTCATCAACCGCAGGAGCGGCTGGGGGGTACCCAGCACCCCGCTGCGCCTGGCCGCCACGTGGGGCCGTGTCAGGAGCGTGAAGGTCCTCTTGGCCCACGGGGCGGAGGTGGACAGCCTGGACGTGAAGGCTCAAACCCCGCTCTTCATGGCCGTCAGCAACGGCCACCGGGAATGCGTGAAGGTCCTCCTGGACGCGGGGGCCAGTCCCGCCGGCAGCATCTACAACAACTGCTCGCCGCTGCTCATCGCCGCGAGGGACGGGGACGTGGACATCCTGCGGCAGCTTCTGGACCACGGCGCCGAAACCAACGTTCAAGCGAGGTTGCCCGAGTGGGCCGCCAACTCGGTGGCTTGTTCCGGTCCCCTCTACCTTGCCGCCGCGTACGGGCATCTGGAGTGCTTTAAGACGCTGTTGCTTTACGGCGCCGATCCCGACTATAACTGCACGGAGGAGAGGGTGATTGCCCAGATCAAGGAGCCCAAGACTCTGCTGGAAACCTGCCTGAGGCACGGCTGCAGGAGCGAGTTCATCCAGCTCCTCATTGACTTTGGAGCCAACGTGTACCTGCCCAACCTCGCGGCAGACGAGACGGCACCCCGCAGCAAGggtctggagctgctgctgcaggcgAGAG CTCATCCCAAGTCCTTGATGTCTCAGTCTCGGCTGGCCATGAGACGGCTCCTGAGGCAGGCTGGCCGCCCGCACGCCCTCAGCGAGCTGGAGATCCCGACGGTCCTGGCCAACTACCTCCGCCATCAGCCGTGA